The genome window gccaataaatTGTTTCTTGTTGTCGCTCACAATCTCGAAGGGTATTccaaaccgacatatgatgtggtcccagataaaatcGATGACTTATTTTTCTATGACCTTCTCGTATGCcagtgcttccacccatttagaaaaatagtcagtcataaataaaataaattaagccTTACTGGGTGTCCGTGggaggggaccgacgatgtccatcccccaatTCATGAAAGGCCATAGTGAAAAGACCTAATGTAGAAGTTCTCCGGCTCGATGAATCATGGGAGCATgactttgacattcatcacatttttctACGAACTCCTTTTCATCTTATTCCATGTCGATCCATTAGTAACCGGCAatgattattttttgaaccagTGATTCGGcacccgaatgatttccacaggtaccttcgtggatttccctcaaaaagTACTCAGTATCCCCTGGCCCTAGACATATCGCAAGTGGGCCATCAAATGCTTTTCTGAACAGGGTTCTGTGTTCAGCCATGCTAAATTGGGTTGCCTTTATACGCAGGGCTCTCGATTCTTTCGGGTTCGAGGGCAGTTTTCTGGTCCTGAGATATTCCACgtacttattcctccagtcccaagttaggctcatcGAATtgatctcggcatggccttctgcCACTatcgatctcataagttgtatgaCTTCTCCAGAGTTGATCTCGTTTTCTTCGaacgacgatcccaagttagcgagggcatcgacctcgctattttgatcccgaggcacatgttgcaaagtccattctttgaaccgatgtaatgtcacatgtaacttgtccaagtatctctgcattcgttcttctctgacctcgaatgtcccattaacttAGTTTACCACAAGGAACGAGTCGCTCTTGGCTTCGATTAACTCTGCCCCCAAGCTCTTGGCTAGTTCAAGGCTTGCAATTATGTCCTcctattcggcctcgttgttagtcaatttcacagttttaATGGATTGTCTGATTATATTACCTGTTAGTGgctttagtacgatgccaagtccggacccttttgcgtttgaggcgTCGTCTGTGAATAGGGTCCAGATTCCAGAGGAAGTTCCGGAGTTAACCagcaactctctttcgacctcgggtattagggccggtgtaAAGTCAGCCACAAAGTTTGCCAatatttgagacttaatggcggtctGAGGTCGGTACTCGATATCGTAACCActtatttctacggcccatttggccaatggGCTCGAGAGTTTGGGTTTATGCAGAACCTTCTtcaacgggtaagtagttacgacacatatggggtgacattggaagtacaactttagcttcctagaggcgcttagcaaagcgagtgccCGTTTTTgcaggtgagggtacctagtttcggcctcacctaaggtcctactaacatagtaaattggaaattgcgtaccttgctcttcccgaactaggactccacttatcgctatctctgagaccgccaagtacaagtacagtCATTCGTCTGTCTTTGGTATGTGAAGTAGAGGGGGGGTCGATAAGTATCTCTTGAGTTCCTCTAAAGCTcattggcattccggtgtccacgagaaattattctttttcttcaactGAGCGAAGAATCATTGGCCCTTGTTGGACAACCTCGAAATAAATCACCCCAGAGTGGCCATTTGCCCGATTAacctttgcacggcctttacgttgtccacgaccgtgatatcttcgatggattTGATTATATAGGGATTGATCTTGATTCCccaattggataccatgaatccgagaaactttcctgacccaactccaaacgcacatttttctgagttcagcttcatattgtattgttTTAGTATGCTCAAGCTTTCctgtaaatgttttaaatggtcctctattCGTAGGAACTTAATTAACATGTCgccaatgtaaacttccattgagtTTCCTATtcgttcttcgaacatccgattttctaggcgttggtatgtggtaccagcattttttaattcaaacggtattacattataatagtatgtgtcgtatttagtgatgaaggaggttttttcctgatccccCGGGTCCATcagtatttggttgtacctggaataggcatcgagaaaactgaggatcttaTGGCCGGTCGTGGGATCGATCATATGGTcatgttgggcaaaggaaaacagcctttggggcatgctttattcaactctttgtaatctacacatattcttagtttatttccttttttagggactacaactacgttttctaaccaatccgggtatttaacctcccaaatggaccctattttaaggagtttagatacctcgtcattgatgaaagcatgtttgacctcggattagggcctcctcttctgcttgaccgatTGATttttgggtccaggcttagcttgtgagtggttatctccggtagtatccctgtcatatcaagatgggaccaaacaaaacaatctatgttagttaAAAGGAACTGAATAAGTTTTTTTCTGAGttcgggagttaaccccgtgcccaggtacacctttcgatcgggtagatactcgaccaatataacctgttccagctcttcgaccatcGATTTGgttgcgtcggagtcatcggggattataaaagaccggggaaccccgtaatcatcgtcttcatAAGTCCCTCGCTCACCTGGTTGGGTCGTGACTTCTATTTAACCTCTTGGTTTGCGCCCGAATTCGGTTCTTTCGATGTTGCGAGTATTAATTTTGGAATCACTTCTTCGACTgcaaacatctcttttgcggTCGGTTGTTCCCCATAGATTGTCTTAATCCCCCCCCAAAGTTGTGAATTTTAATACTTGGTGAAGAGTCGAGGgaactgccctcatgttgtggatccatggccttccgagaagggcaatgtacctcatgtctccttcgattacataaacTCTGGCTTCTTGTATGGTTTCGGTGGTATTAACTGGTAACGTTATCTCCCCcttggtagtttcacatgccatgttgaaacCGTTTAGAAATCGGATTGCATGCATGATTTTGTCTTGTAGACTGAGCTGCTCCATGACCCTCAACagaatgatgttggctgagctatcTGGATCAAGCAACACacatttaattcgagttttatttACATgcacagatattaccagtgcatcattgtgaggctgTACGATCTCTTTCGTATCCTCGTCGCTGAAAGATAAAATTCCTTCtggtatgtagtctcgagttcgtttctccctagtgatggatactttggtgtgtTTCAACATTGGCCCTGTGGGATgtcgactccaccgatgatcatatttatGACATGTTGAGGTTCGGTATCCTCTCGTTctgtctgtttgttagaatccttGTTCCTAAAATGGTTGTTGGCTCGGTCGCCCAAGAATTCTCGAAGTTTTTGAATAAACGGGatacttcttctctcagttgtcgacagtcttccgttctatgaccgtgagtgccatgatatttgcacttCTGGTTAGGGTCCCTTTGAGCTGGATaggattgtagaggtcgaggccatttggtatcattGATGCGCCCGATAGCTGATACGATGGCAGCAACATCgaaattaaagttgtattccgatagcctcggtgcttctttaggcccgatggaccTGTTGAAGCTGTTTTTGGTCATAAGCCCCCGATTGCTTTGACCTTGGTCATTTTTCCTTTCGTTTCTTATGGGGTTCTGTCCGGACCCACTGCTCTTCCTATCCCCATTATATGGACGATATCGATCCCTGTTTGATCTTAGTTCAcaatcgatgtctctcttgactctgtcgaggattctgacgggataaacagacTCCGAAGTGGTCCCAagttggtcatcttcgactctgattttcaattgataccgattatgtacatcgaccCAGGTAACGGCAGGGTATTCTATCATATtctgcttcagttgttgtgaagccaccgagctccgaatattgagtccctgagtgaaagcttgaataaCCCAATCATTGGCGACTggcggcagatccattcgttccatttgaaaatgggaCACTAATTCcatgagcatctcgttatccttctgtttaactttgaaaaggtctgatttcctggttttgaccttgatggcaccagcatgtgcttttacaaatGAGTGTGCAAGAATAgtaaatgagtcaatagaattaggagataagttgtgataccatatcatagctccctttgagaGGGTCTTCCCAAATAATTTTAGTAGAACAgactcgatctcgtcgtcttccaattcgttccctttgatggcacatgtgtaagaggttacatggtcgtttggatcggtcgttccgttatatttaggtatttcgggcatacagaatttcttggggattggcttcggagccgcgctcggaggaaaaggtttctgCACGATCTTCCTGGAATCCAGTCCTGTCAGTATCAGAAgtgctcccgggatttgatctactctggaattgtaggttttcacctttttgttattcgcttcgattttcttttcccctGATACTATCCGTTTTGTTAGCTCCTCGGGCATCTTTATAATCTCGGAGTTAGtacccgattcttgttcatttgaccttactataacTAGTTCATTTCTGCGAGTGACTTCACGGGGCGGATCGGGTTCAACCCTTCTCGGTTCCTGGCTTTGCCTCTGCAACTGAGTTATcgccacctgttgagcttgcagaaTTTCGAAGATCATCTGTATGTTGATTCCGTCTTCTTCattattttgtgtgtttcgaACTGCCGATCGGGCCCCACCACGGacgctattttcggggtcagTAAGCAGGTTTGCATCAATAGCAACATGTGACTTAACATCAATCGGATCTGCGATTGGAATCCCAACGGGACCAGCGGGTGGCCCTACGTTACCGGGCGTCATGTAGTTATTCTCACCCTGATGACCGGACTCGTTATTGATATGTAGGGGTGCTAAtcgagagtttgacatttttttatatgaaatcaaagacacttcaaagagcaagcgtaaagtagtatgtgttatggagatttgtatcaaataaccacttttatccttagccccacggtgggcgccaaactatttaccctcaaaatcggataacaattgaatttattagtggttttaaagatatgcggattaacttgatacaaagcgataaattagattgcaattgaaataaatgacATTAATTTAACTATAAACCACGTGAGTTGGATGATTTCAACGTAAGGAAACAAGCCACCCACGTGAGTTGGATGATTTCAACGTAAGGAGGCAAGTCACCCTTGAGTTGAATACACTTGTATTGACACAAAAATATCAAAGAGCAAGAACTTAGAGAATGTATTGCTTATCAGTATATGTTACCATGTTTCTAATGAATTGTCAAGTCCCCTCTATATATTAGGGAGATATAccttttaaggtattattttattgttctataAAAGGCGAAAGTCATTGATTTGTTGACCGTTGGTTCCCTTTTTGAGTCGTTCCGTGATTTCTGCGATAATGActggttaatggcgagaattacggacccctatcggatgagttggcaaagctttctTCGAGGCCGTTGGAAACAAGACCGGTTACGCCTTCGGTAAACTTgagggcaaatctgatggttTCGATGGCTAACTTTGACAATGTTTTGGGTTGGACCATAATCACCATGTGTCGATCTTGGCCGATGGTGTTAGACGTCAGATCAATCTTCGAGTTAAACTTCACCCGATCACAAATATTTCGACCCTGGCCTAATCAGGGAGTTCGGAAGCTCGATCGAATATCGAGCTCGGTTTTATCCGTATACAAGCTTTTTGCAGTGACGGTTAGAAAAAATTATGTCTCTCGTACTGTAACATTTCATGCATCTGAAATTAAAACTTGtgattttgaaatcataatttgcAAGAGATCTGGATAAATCGACAAATAAATTGATGGTGATCAATTTTATGTTTATTCTTTTTCTATTTCCTGGACTAAGGAAACGTGTACCATAAAAGCCAAATTTGGGCAGCCATAAGAGCAATATAATATCGGTGTGATGTTCAACAAAATACAAAGAACTGTGTGTATGTGTGAGAGAGAGCTCACATTATTAGGTCATCCACCCATTTCTACTTTGACGATATCTTCTTCTTACACGTAAAATAGATTTCTATTTTGTCTTCTGCAGCCACTCTCTTATGCACCGACGatcattttttctttatttatttagttatttatttatttgaagcATCTTTAGCCAAGCAAATGACTCTTAATCACacttattcttcaattcttttgTTTGAGAGTATTGCTTTTATGAGCTGTTTGCCATTTGCGTTTGATTCACaattattaattatatatgtTTCTTCCCAATTTCTTATCTCTACTCTTAGTTGTTTTTTTCTTTGTCCAATACTTTGCAATAACACCATACAATTTGATCAATACTATCCGGTACAATTGTTGAAACATATGGTACGAATACGATTAAGAGCGGAACTACAGTTTCGCTTTTGAGTTTCGCATAATTCAATAGTTTTAGCCCACTTCTTATATAAGCATTAAAAATTTACTTAATATATACAAATAATTTATTCAAGATCCAATAAATTACTTTTTCTAGAGTTTAGATctcataaatttaaaattatagcTTCGTCCCtaaatatgatatatatatatatatatatatatatatatatatatatatatatatatatatatatatatatataaaagattgtGATGAAAAACCTTGTGTTGTCTACAAAAAGCATTGAGCAAAGTTGTTATTGAAATGATTCCTATTCAAAATAAGGTATACGACATATATCGAAAGACGATTCCTATAGATATTCTTTACAGTTCAATAGTATCAAACTTTCATTATTGTCTAATGAAAGTATGATGAGTCTAGAGTATCTCTTATAAACAACGGGAAAAGACGTGTTTGTCGGTACTAATTTTAATAGTACTTCAATTATTGGGAATACTGTTTTACCTCATTAATTAACTTTTTATCAGCTGAAAAGGTGTTTTCCGAAAACGTCTtttagaataaaagaaacaagcTTTATCAATTCAGAGAAAAGATGTAGAAACACGTTTGATTTTAGAAATGGTAGTTAATTTGGAAGTATATCCACATTTACCAATTTAGTGTTTCTTTTCGTATGGTCAGGTATTACTAATAGGAGTACCTTTTTTTTCACATTTCTATGTAGCATTAACTAATACATATATTTTTGACAAGTAATATGGGTAATACTACGAAAAATAAAATGGTAACCAGAAAGTATATCTAATTATGCAAATTTTATACTGACAATCAAATAGTGATGGTAAGCAGACATTTAACCATAGTATGAATTGTTTTATTAGACCCTTCTCTATGCGTGAGTCAAACAAACCCATAATGTTTTAGGAGTATAACTTTTGCCAGTACAcactctttcttttttattttagggTCAAAAGGAGGTTGTTTCCTATTTAATCAGTTGCGAAAGTGTGAGTTTATACTTGCTGTTTGAAGTGGCCTTCAAACCTTATCTCTTTATTATATTACTACAAATTTggccattttcttttattttcctcaGCCGGCGGCTCAGCCCAATATGGGTGTTATAATTTCCCACTAGAACACTTTACCTAACAAACACTTGCATAATAATTAATCCTGGCAACTAATCGAAATGTCCTACCTTGTTACGCACTTTCTGAAAAAAGCACCAAACACATGAGGTTCTTTACTTTTTAATTAAATTAACTTCCAAGAATTTCTTTAGgtgatattttaatttttaatttaagttATATGCCCTAAAAATTACTTTTTGTAGCAAAtttaatataataaattaaaaaacatTGTATTAATATATTAAATCGGTTAAACTAGACTGATAGTGGGATAGGCATATAACTTAAATCCCTCTACTTTAGGATCTTAAAACGTTTAGCTAACAACCATTGAAAATTTAACTATGAAAAAAGCAGAGTATAAATTCAGAGTAATTTATACTAAGAAATCACCAAGTACAGAACTTGTGATTTATATGTTAACAGTATGTACAAGTCAAATAAGTAGTAGTGATAATCGTAGTTCACAAAATCATCCCTCCCCCCACACACACCCTAAATTGTTATATTCAATGAATCTTTAGAAACCAAAAGAGAAATGAGGAAAATAACAAGTCATGGTTTGGCAGACTATCTTAATTATTCACCCAATACAAGAACTTGTAGATCACATGGCCTTGGCCTTCTTTATTCATAGACTTAACGAATATACAGCTCATATGTTCCCATGGACCAAACCCTCAATCTTTGGCAATTTTAAAGCCATTTTGtctaaaatattttttaacttaCAATTAGCACTAAAAATTTGAAAAAGTAGGGAAGAGTCAACATCAAGTAAGCGCGatcaatttaaaaatatttaatgctTAGAAACCAAACACATTGACAACAACTTGTATATATACCACTTGTACAACAATAATTGTATCACTTTTTTCTAATGAGAAGAAACAATATAATATATAGTAAATTACACATAATCCGAATGAATACAACTTCTTACAATATTGTGAATTTTTGGTATCTGTCCCATCCTCAATATTTCGTTCCCACGTTTATTTTTAGCAAATTGTACAATTCATAAACTATGTAGGACAAAAGACtaaaattaaaattcaaaaaaagagATGCTGAAGCTGAAATAAGGTGGAAAAGTAAAAACAGGTTTTAAGAAGGGAATTAAATACTTAACGGTAGTAAAAACGAACTTCAAACACTGACATCACAGCTCCGGGATAGCTGGTACTTAACGGCGTTGTTTCCGACGACGATTCCGCCGTTAGCAGGGTGGTCACCGAGTGGAACATACGCGGAGCACGTGACGTGAAGATGGTAATGACCGGTTGTAACAGACCCTACTTTCCATTTCACACGGCCGTCAATTTTAAAGTCGAGCCAAACGCCGCCATTTTGTTGGTCTTCGGTGAGTCCAGGGCCGTTATAGGGAGCAATCGGTACGTTATTGCCCAAAACAAACGGCGACCAGATGTTGACGTCTTTGTGGCCTTGGTATACAGGAGGAATTTGTGTGTAATAGGTAATTTGCTGGTTGTGGTAGGTGGCGTAAATATCCATCTTGTCGTAATATATGCCTATGTTGCTATTGGGATTACGGGCGTAAACGGTGGCTTGAATAGAGGTGGAGAAGATGTTAGGGGCGGAGACATTGAAGATGAAGATGGTGGTGTCTTGGAGGATGAAACGGGgttttttgggttgaagaacgGCCCAAACGATAAGGATAGTGAGAAGAACTAAGAAGAGGAAGATGAGAATAGCGGCGCAAATTCGCCTGACGATCTTCTTCTTCTTGCATTTGTGGTGGCTGCACTTTTTCTCTGACATGTTTCTCCGGCGGTGGTTGTGGTGGTGCAGAGGGAGGAGAGTTTGGGAGTGGAGCTTTTTAGAGTGAGGGAGAAATGGAAAGGGAGTGGAGAAGGGGATTGATTATCTATATAGAGGAGGAGGGTCCTTTTCTTTGGTGTGTAGGagtgaaaatgaaatatttgggGTAGTGAAAAACTGAACACGACTTCACCCAAACTTTTCAAAAGAGAATTGTTCTATCTAATCAAATTTTTTTTGTTTCCATTCAGTGTGTTCGGTACTCAGACTATATTCGaatttatttttgagaaaatactctttatcaaaaaaaaattatatactcAAGACTCAAACCTGGAATCACTAGTTAGGGAAACAATAGCCACATCCACTCTATCAATACTACCTTATCATGCAACTATTAGTTCTTCATTTATGTaacttttgaaaaatagtttATAAGTAACGTTGCGTGTCTTCAGATCACCGTTTGTGAAAAAGgttaaagataaaaaaaaatagcttctagTTTTATCTTTTTATTCTAATAATGCAAATCTAATAGAGTATTTTTAACTTGATTGGAGTGCAAAGCATACTTCacttttttcttcacaaaaatatttatactgctaaactaaaaaaaaaatagtatattTCAGTTAAACTAGAAAATATAGAGAAAACCAAATGAAAAAGCAAACGTCTAACTAATTTTGTAGTTGAATAAAATGCATTCTTTATGCTGCATTGTGTCCTAGAAAGTCTACAGTAACATGGCAAAGGGCACTAATAGTAATAATGTCAAATGTTTCCCCCACTTTCATACCATAACATGGGTCCCACGTACATATATACACAAGTACTTATtacataaaaatatattctaTAAACAGAT of Nicotiana tomentosiformis chromosome 7, ASM39032v3, whole genome shotgun sequence contains these proteins:
- the LOC104118105 gene encoding NDR1/HIN1-like protein 1; translation: MSEKKCSHHKCKKKKIVRRICAAILIFLFLVLLTILIVWAVLQPKKPRFILQDTTIFIFNVSAPNIFSTSIQATVYARNPNSNIGIYYDKMDIYATYHNQQITYYTQIPPVYQGHKDVNIWSPFVLGNNVPIAPYNGPGLTEDQQNGGVWLDFKIDGRVKWKVGSVTTGHYHLHVTCSAYVPLGDHPANGGIVVGNNAVKYQLSRSCDVSV
- the LOC138895689 gene encoding uncharacterized protein encodes the protein MIWYHNLSPNSIDSFTILAHSFVKAHAGAIKVKTRKSDLFKVKQKDNEMLMELVSHFQMERMDLPPVANDWVIQAFTQGLNIRSSVASQQLKQNMIEYPAVTWVDVHNRYQLKIRVEDDQLGTTSESVYPVRILDRVKRDIDCELRSNRDRYRPYNGDRKSSGSGQNPIRNERKNDQGQSNRGLMTKNSFNRSIGPKEAPRLSEYNFNFDVAAIVSAIGRINDTKWPRPLQSYPAQRDPNQKCKYHGTHGHRTEDCRQLREEVSRLFKNFENSWATEPTTILGTRILTNRQNERIPNLNMS